Proteins from a genomic interval of Acidimicrobiia bacterium:
- the yidD gene encoding membrane protein insertion efficiency factor YidD has protein sequence MTSLLLGLVKAYRWLFAGRLSPCRYYPSCSTYALEALETHGAIRGSWLSIRRIGRCRPGGGHGIDLVPAPKNARATMVAPVGTHAERKVH, from the coding sequence GTGACCTCACTCCTTTTAGGTTTGGTCAAGGCCTATCGTTGGCTGTTTGCTGGACGCCTCTCACCTTGTCGTTACTACCCGTCTTGTTCTACCTATGCCTTAGAGGCGCTTGAGACCCATGGCGCGATACGCGGCTCATGGTTGAGCATTCGCCGCATTGGCCGTTGCCGCCCGGGCGGCGGTCACGGAATCGATTTGGTACCGGCCCCTAAGAATGCTCGGGCAACGATGGTTGCGCCGGTTGGTACTCACGCTGAACGGAAGGTTCACTAA
- the rpmH gene encoding 50S ribosomal protein L34, whose amino-acid sequence MKRTFQPNNRRRARRHGFRHRMSDRAGRAILAARRRKGRSKLSA is encoded by the coding sequence GTGAAGAGAACATTCCAACCGAACAATCGGCGACGGGCCCGCCGCCACGGATTTCGCCACCGCATGTCTGATCGCGCTGGGCGAGCCATTCTCGCGGCGCGGCGCCGTAAGGGTAGGAGCAAGCTGTCCGCTTAA
- the dnaA gene encoding chromosomal replication initiator protein DnaA, with product MREAGTLWDACSEILREQVSEAVWLSSFNAAFPIEINNDVLTLAVPSSVVKERIEGRYLALVRDALSEVGASEIALDIQVQTQGETDSTTPDYDQISNPPTVALATSDLGHLDQENRVADPTENHSSDAYTPRSTEGRFTFEAFVIGSSNRFAHAAALSVAEQPGRSYNPLFIHGHAGLGKTHLLQAIANYVRSVYPRYIVRYITTESFLNQFVDAIRTNTPNEFKRRYREIDVLLLDDIQFIEGREGLQEELFHTFNHLHDADRQIVLSSDRPPDAMATLEDRLRSRFKMGLITDIQPPDFETRLAIVRKKAERETTPIPPDVLEFIASNIKDNIRELEGALIRVSAYSNLTKEPLSADLAREVLADLVNGDLPHLITPKLILEATSAMFGDSVEDIVGRSRRKPLVTTRQIAMYVFREATDLSFPAIGREFGGRDHTTIIHAVDKISALMKERREIYDQVTELMQVIRGGGI from the coding sequence GTGCGCGAAGCTGGAACGCTCTGGGACGCCTGTTCCGAGATTCTACGAGAACAGGTCTCCGAAGCTGTCTGGCTAAGTTCGTTCAACGCGGCTTTCCCAATCGAAATCAATAACGATGTGCTCACTTTGGCCGTGCCATCATCGGTGGTTAAGGAACGGATCGAAGGTCGTTATTTAGCGCTTGTGCGAGACGCACTTTCTGAAGTTGGCGCCAGCGAAATCGCGCTCGACATTCAAGTTCAAACCCAAGGCGAAACCGACTCCACGACCCCTGACTACGACCAAATCTCGAATCCACCCACAGTTGCGCTGGCTACAAGCGATCTCGGTCACCTAGATCAAGAGAACAGGGTCGCCGACCCAACCGAAAATCATTCCAGCGACGCCTACACACCTCGAAGTACAGAAGGACGATTCACCTTCGAAGCCTTCGTTATCGGGTCTTCTAACCGATTCGCCCATGCCGCAGCACTATCGGTGGCCGAACAGCCAGGTCGCTCTTACAATCCACTCTTTATCCATGGCCACGCGGGACTCGGCAAAACACACCTGTTACAAGCCATTGCCAACTACGTGCGCAGCGTTTATCCCCGCTACATAGTGCGATACATCACCACCGAAAGCTTTCTCAATCAGTTCGTTGACGCCATTCGTACCAACACACCGAATGAATTTAAGCGTCGATATCGAGAAATCGATGTGTTGCTCCTCGATGACATTCAATTCATAGAAGGTCGGGAAGGTTTACAAGAAGAGCTCTTCCACACCTTCAACCATCTTCACGATGCCGACCGACAAATAGTGCTGTCTTCAGATCGACCACCAGATGCCATGGCAACGCTGGAAGATCGCTTGCGTAGTCGTTTCAAGATGGGTTTGATCACTGATATTCAACCCCCCGACTTCGAAACCCGTTTGGCGATTGTGCGCAAGAAAGCTGAACGTGAAACAACGCCAATACCACCCGATGTACTCGAGTTCATTGCCTCAAATATCAAAGACAACATTCGGGAGCTCGAAGGTGCTCTAATTCGGGTGAGCGCCTATTCGAACCTGACCAAAGAGCCGCTTTCGGCTGATCTGGCTCGTGAGGTGCTGGCCGACCTCGTCAACGGCGACCTGCCGCATCTCATCACACCGAAGCTGATCTTAGAAGCCACTTCAGCCATGTTTGGTGACAGCGTCGAAGACATTGTGGGCCGCAGTCGACGCAAGCCTCTGGTCACAACACGCCAAATCGCCATGTACGTGTTTCGTGAAGCTACCGATTTAAGCTTCCCTGCCATTGGTCGTGAGTTCGGTGGCCGAGACCACACCACGATTATCCACGCTGTGGACAAGATTTCGGCATTGATGAAAGAACGCCGGGAAATTTATGACCAAGTTACCGAGCTTATGCAGGTCATCAGGGGTGGCGGAATATGA
- the dnaN gene encoding DNA polymerase III subunit beta, whose amino-acid sequence MKFLCERDALLEALSNAGRAVSNRGNSVTALSGIRAELNGDQLTLTGTDLDLTISVQIEVMGEVDGVVVLPAKLTSDIVRALGEGRVEITVEDEEARIVSGPANFTILLLPPEGFPTQAHADTEPVTIPAKSFADAIKMVVRAASRDETRSVALNGVMLEAEANGLRLVATDSYRLAIADLPGFSLLGEQSQVIVPARALQELIRLTSASSDELEVHFEESFATFRLGTTEVITRLISADYPNYKGLIPTTNERSLKVDRDSFVESVRRVALMVQSTQTPIRISCDTGNVELRAVTPDRGEAREALEAEYEGEELLVAFNPEYLLDGLDAISGEQVQLSLIDNVRPAVLREAESDEFTYVLMPVRIS is encoded by the coding sequence TTGAAGTTCCTATGTGAACGAGATGCTCTTCTTGAAGCTTTATCTAACGCTGGTCGGGCTGTGTCGAATCGTGGCAACTCTGTAACAGCGCTCTCTGGTATTCGAGCTGAACTAAATGGTGACCAACTCACCCTCACCGGAACCGACCTAGATCTCACCATTTCGGTTCAAATCGAAGTTATGGGTGAAGTTGATGGCGTGGTAGTTCTGCCCGCCAAGCTGACCTCTGACATTGTGCGCGCCCTTGGTGAAGGGCGAGTGGAAATAACCGTTGAAGACGAAGAAGCTCGAATTGTTTCGGGACCAGCCAACTTCACTATCTTGTTGCTGCCGCCCGAGGGGTTCCCCACCCAAGCTCATGCCGATACCGAACCGGTAACCATTCCAGCCAAGTCATTCGCGGATGCCATAAAAATGGTGGTTCGCGCTGCCAGTCGAGATGAAACTCGCTCGGTTGCCCTAAACGGGGTGATGTTAGAGGCTGAAGCTAACGGACTGCGTCTGGTAGCCACCGACTCTTACCGCTTAGCAATTGCTGATTTGCCAGGCTTCTCATTGCTAGGCGAACAAAGCCAAGTCATCGTGCCAGCCCGTGCGCTACAAGAACTGATCCGTCTTACGAGCGCTAGTTCTGATGAGCTGGAAGTGCATTTCGAGGAAAGTTTTGCAACCTTCCGCCTTGGCACCACCGAGGTCATCACTCGACTAATTTCAGCTGATTACCCGAATTACAAGGGGCTCATACCAACTACCAACGAACGCAGCTTAAAAGTCGATCGCGACAGTTTTGTTGAATCAGTGCGGCGAGTTGCTCTAATGGTCCAAAGCACACAAACCCCGATTCGTATTTCGTGTGACACTGGCAATGTTGAGCTGCGGGCGGTAACACCCGATCGTGGTGAAGCCCGCGAGGCGCTCGAAGCGGAATATGAAGGCGAAGAGCTGCTGGTTGCTTTTAACCCCGAGTATCTCTTAGACGGTCTTGACGCGATTAGCGGCGAACAAGTGCAGTTGAGCTTGATCGATAATGTGCGGCCAGCCGTACTACGTGAGGCAGAGAGTGACGAGTTCACTTACGTTTTGATGCCCGTGCGTATTTCTTAA
- a CDS encoding DNA replication/repair protein RecF, producing MRVERLSLDGFRNYRQAEFVFSPGLTAIVGANGEGKTNLAEAVAFLATLSSFRGVANDALVAINSPAAIIRAEGERSGRSLLIEIEISSTGRTRAQLNRQRITRNADLLEALRVTVFSPDDLELVKGAPALRRRFMDDLLVALDPRLDRVRSDLERILKQRNMLLKQLGGRLDTDTAATLEVWDERLGSVGSTLGQQRASLVEKLRPEVAVAYESLAGEPSHIELHYSPSWLEDYPAALEASREADLRRGITLEGPHRDEFHLGINQLVARTHASQGEQRTLAIALRMAANRMITNELGVSPILVLDDIFSELDPRRSQALLDSLPPGQTLLTTAGGLPDAAKPETVLHIEAGRVIADHYP from the coding sequence ATGCGAGTTGAGCGGTTATCGCTGGACGGTTTTCGCAATTATCGCCAAGCCGAGTTCGTATTTTCACCTGGGTTAACGGCCATTGTCGGTGCCAATGGTGAAGGCAAGACGAATTTGGCTGAAGCCGTAGCCTTTTTGGCAACGTTGAGTTCGTTTCGCGGCGTAGCCAACGACGCATTGGTGGCCATTAACTCACCAGCAGCCATCATTCGCGCTGAAGGGGAGCGTAGTGGTCGCTCGTTGCTAATTGAGATCGAAATCTCATCGACCGGACGCACTCGAGCGCAGTTGAATCGCCAACGAATTACAAGAAACGCCGACCTGTTAGAAGCACTGCGGGTAACGGTGTTTTCACCGGATGACCTGGAGTTGGTGAAAGGTGCGCCGGCGTTACGCCGACGTTTCATGGACGACTTGTTGGTGGCTCTCGACCCGCGCTTGGACCGGGTGCGCAGCGACTTGGAACGAATTCTAAAACAGCGCAATATGCTCTTGAAACAACTTGGAGGTCGTCTCGATACCGACACCGCCGCCACCCTTGAAGTTTGGGATGAACGCCTGGGCAGTGTTGGCAGCACCCTAGGTCAGCAACGGGCGAGCTTGGTTGAAAAGCTGCGACCAGAGGTGGCGGTGGCTTATGAGTCTTTGGCGGGCGAGCCGAGCCACATCGAACTGCACTACAGCCCGAGTTGGCTGGAAGACTATCCCGCGGCGTTGGAAGCTAGTCGGGAAGCTGATTTACGGCGGGGTATCACCCTTGAAGGGCCGCATCGAGATGAGTTTCATTTGGGGATTAACCAGTTGGTGGCCCGTACCCATGCTTCACAGGGTGAGCAGAGAACGTTGGCCATTGCGCTGCGAATGGCTGCCAACCGGATGATCACCAACGAACTAGGGGTCTCACCGATTTTGGTGCTGGATGACATTTTCTCGGAGCTTGACCCTCGCCGTAGCCAGGCGTTGTTAGATTCGCTACCACCTGGACAGACCCTGCTTACCACCGCTGGTGGTCTACCAGATGCTGCCAAGCCTGAGACGGTTTTGCATATTGAAGCCGGGCGAGTGATAGCCGATCATTACCCCTAA
- a CDS encoding DUF721 domain-containing protein has product MSRFRPYSPSERDPSTSPRPIKNSLDQVLRALGSPPVDKLTLLHEEWAKIVGEAIASVTQIGALVDGRLSVAVPDGGWASQLRWMEADLVRKIEAFLGPGVVLGFEVRVRPH; this is encoded by the coding sequence ATGAGCCGGTTTCGACCATATTCTCCTTCAGAACGAGACCCATCGACCTCGCCACGACCGATAAAGAATTCGCTCGATCAGGTGTTGCGGGCATTAGGTTCACCACCTGTGGACAAACTCACGTTATTACATGAGGAATGGGCGAAAATAGTGGGTGAGGCCATTGCTTCGGTGACCCAAATTGGGGCGTTGGTTGATGGTCGGCTCTCGGTGGCGGTTCCCGATGGTGGTTGGGCCAGTCAACTTCGCTGGATGGAAGCCGACTTAGTGCGTAAAATTGAGGCCTTTTTAGGCCCAGGAGTGGTTCTAGGCTTTGAAGTTCGCGTTCGTCCTCACTGA
- the gyrB gene encoding DNA topoisomerase (ATP-hydrolyzing) subunit B, producing MRSAERLRLASQIDSYGAKDIQVLEGLEAVRKRPGMYIGSTGPSGLHHLVYEVVDNAVDEAMAGHCDRIDIVLWPDGSCEIIDDGRGIPVDPHPQYPEMSAAEVVLTVLHAGGKFGGDGYKVSGGLHGVGVSVVNALSTRVEVTIDRDDIRYRMSFINGGKLESALAPAGESPQGRRGTAVRFWPDPAIFEDLHFDAKTLLERFQMMAFLNRGLEISFSDKRHDSEAREELYRYDGGIIDFVRHVNASKEPLFEAVGYLAQEEEVQEVELAFQWNTGYHDGIHSFANGINTTEGGMHVEGFRKSLTNVINKYARAKNILKERDENLQGEDIREGLTAIISVRLQEPQFEGQTKAKLGNVSIRSLVERATNEKLADWLEENPTEAKAIVAKATQAARARIAAQSARAATRRKSALDGAGLPGKLTDCSSNNPEECELYIVEGNSAGGSAKDARDPRTMAILPIRGKILNVERAREDKMLANLEVQALVQAIGGSIGEEFDVSKARYHKVILLADADVDGSHIRTLLLTFFFRQMKDLVAAGMVYIAQPPLYSTEVGKSKIYLKDDVAKAEFLAEHPNHKAEFQRLKGLGEMDAEELWATTMDPEQRTLLQVTVEAATVADEVFSILMGEDVESRKRFIQTNAKDARFLDI from the coding sequence TTGCGCTCTGCCGAAAGGCTCCGCTTGGCATCCCAAATAGATTCATATGGCGCGAAAGACATTCAGGTTCTTGAGGGCCTAGAAGCTGTTCGTAAACGTCCTGGCATGTACATTGGCTCCACTGGTCCCAGCGGTCTGCACCACCTTGTTTATGAGGTTGTGGATAACGCTGTGGACGAGGCCATGGCAGGCCACTGCGACCGTATAGATATTGTCTTGTGGCCCGACGGTAGTTGCGAAATTATCGACGACGGTCGTGGTATCCCAGTTGACCCTCATCCTCAATATCCCGAAATGTCGGCGGCCGAGGTTGTTCTCACCGTATTGCACGCTGGCGGCAAGTTCGGCGGCGACGGCTACAAAGTCTCTGGGGGTCTGCACGGCGTTGGTGTGTCGGTGGTGAACGCCCTTTCAACACGGGTTGAAGTCACCATTGATCGCGATGATATTCGCTATCGAATGAGTTTTATAAACGGAGGCAAGCTGGAATCGGCGTTGGCACCAGCCGGTGAATCGCCCCAAGGCCGCCGCGGTACTGCCGTTCGCTTTTGGCCCGATCCAGCAATTTTTGAAGATCTGCATTTCGATGCTAAGACCCTGCTAGAACGCTTCCAGATGATGGCGTTTTTGAACCGTGGCCTCGAAATTTCGTTCTCAGACAAGCGCCACGATTCCGAAGCCCGTGAAGAGCTTTACCGTTACGACGGCGGCATCATCGACTTCGTGCGGCATGTAAATGCCAGCAAAGAACCGCTGTTTGAGGCGGTTGGATACCTGGCTCAAGAAGAAGAAGTTCAAGAAGTCGAGCTGGCCTTCCAATGGAACACCGGGTACCACGACGGCATTCATTCCTTTGCTAACGGCATCAACACCACCGAGGGGGGAATGCACGTTGAAGGTTTCCGTAAATCTCTAACCAACGTCATCAACAAATACGCTCGAGCCAAGAACATCCTGAAAGAACGCGATGAGAACCTACAAGGCGAAGATATTCGTGAAGGTCTCACCGCCATCATCAGTGTTCGACTGCAAGAGCCACAGTTTGAGGGCCAAACCAAAGCCAAGTTGGGCAACGTTTCAATTCGGTCCTTAGTAGAACGAGCTACGAATGAGAAGCTGGCCGACTGGTTGGAAGAGAATCCAACGGAAGCCAAAGCTATCGTGGCCAAAGCAACCCAAGCCGCCCGGGCTCGCATCGCCGCTCAATCAGCACGTGCTGCTACCCGACGTAAATCGGCCCTTGATGGTGCTGGATTGCCCGGTAAGTTAACCGACTGTTCCTCGAACAACCCCGAAGAGTGCGAGCTTTACATTGTTGAGGGCAACTCGGCCGGAGGTTCGGCCAAAGACGCCCGCGATCCTCGTACCATGGCCATCTTGCCAATTCGAGGCAAAATTTTGAACGTTGAGCGGGCCCGCGAAGACAAAATGCTGGCCAACTTGGAAGTTCAAGCCTTAGTACAAGCTATTGGCGGCAGTATCGGCGAAGAGTTCGATGTTTCTAAGGCGCGCTACCACAAGGTGATACTTCTAGCTGATGCCGACGTGGACGGTAGCCACATTCGCACCTTGTTGCTCACCTTTTTCTTCCGCCAAATGAAAGATTTGGTAGCAGCAGGCATGGTTTACATTGCGCAACCCCCGTTGTATTCCACCGAAGTTGGCAAGTCGAAGATTTACTTGAAGGACGACGTCGCCAAAGCTGAGTTTTTGGCTGAACACCCCAATCATAAAGCTGAATTTCAACGGCTTAAGGGCTTAGGCGAAATGGACGCCGAAGAACTTTGGGCCACCACCATGGACCCTGAACAGCGAACGTTGTTGCAGGTCACCGTAGAGGCAGCCACGGTGGCCGACGAAGTGTTTTCCATTCTCATGGGCGAAGACGTCGAAAGTCGTAAGCGCTTCATCCAAACCAACGCTAAAGACGCAAGGTTCTTAGACATCTAA